From one Saprospiraceae bacterium genomic stretch:
- a CDS encoding c-type cytochrome encodes MAKTLKWIGISLVGLAIVISAAIFYLKSKFENLAGRIYTPKVEAITIPGDSASIERGKVLSVECRTCHGHDLAGSDFFNDPMIGYMSSPNLTRALGSATEKYSDLDYVRTLRHALNPTGRTLMVMPSENIGQMSDQDLGCLIAYLKTVDPIEKKQGPTNFTFTAKVMAGAGMFGNLYPYDVIDHDAVHHISAPNISTDPAYGEYFSKFIGCKSCHGAQLNGGISPDPVSPPAPNITGGGNLGKWTVTQFVETMRNGKTPEGKVLKAEFMPWPGIAAHSEVELEGLYNYLKSLPALPTDPGVQKKMDKLASSTQE; translated from the coding sequence ATGGCAAAGACTTTAAAATGGATCGGGATTTCTCTCGTCGGCTTAGCTATAGTTATTAGCGCTGCTATTTTTTATCTAAAATCAAAATTTGAAAATCTAGCAGGGCGTATCTATACCCCAAAGGTTGAAGCAATCACTATACCAGGTGATAGTGCATCTATTGAAAGAGGCAAGGTGTTATCAGTTGAGTGCAGAACTTGTCATGGACATGATCTGGCAGGAAGTGATTTTTTTAATGACCCAATGATCGGATACATGTCCAGTCCAAACCTTACCCGGGCTCTAGGAAGCGCAACAGAAAAATACTCCGACCTCGATTACGTACGGACACTACGCCACGCACTTAATCCTACTGGAAGAACCTTGATGGTGATGCCGTCAGAAAATATTGGCCAGATGAGTGACCAAGACCTTGGCTGCCTTATAGCATATCTAAAAACGGTAGATCCTATTGAAAAAAAGCAGGGACCTACTAATTTTACATTCACTGCTAAGGTGATGGCTGGTGCCGGCATGTTTGGCAATTTATACCCATACGATGTCATTGATCACGATGCAGTCCATCATATTTCAGCACCTAATATTTCTACTGATCCTGCTTATGGTGAATACTTCTCTAAATTTATAGGATGCAAATCGTGTCATGGTGCCCAATTAAATGGAGGTATATCTCCTGACCCTGTTTCGCCTCCAGCTCCAAATATTACTGGCGGCGGAAATCTAGGCAAATGGACTGTCACCCAATTTGTGGAGACCATGCGCAACGGCAAGACTCCCGAAGGCAAGGTGTTGAAAGCGGAGTTTATGCCCTGGCCCGGCATCGCAGCCCACAGTGAGGTTGAACTCGAAGGATTATATAATTATCTTAAGTCATTACCGGCATTGCCTACCGATCCTGGAGTACAGAAAAAGATGGACAAACTGGCTTCATCAACCCAAGAATAA
- a CDS encoding DUF1080 domain-containing protein: MKNLLIITFSLLAFCSLSAQKLHKLFDGKTLSGWKVPENNTCYSASKGILYIQSNAEKKGSNLWTEKEYKNFIFQTDFKMGDGTVDSGVFLRSESDQIQIGISGSLKRDLTGSPYIPGLRYPVEATGVAQILKPKDWNTMKIRVVDKTYTVWLNGKMVMTYTSEKIPAMGPIGLQLHPGNEMSIQYRKIKLAEI, from the coding sequence ATGAAAAATTTATTAATTATTACATTTAGCTTATTGGCCTTTTGTTCGCTCTCAGCGCAAAAACTACATAAATTATTTGATGGCAAGACGCTTTCAGGATGGAAAGTGCCTGAAAACAATACTTGTTACTCCGCATCAAAAGGCATCCTTTACATCCAGAGTAATGCCGAGAAAAAAGGCTCTAACCTTTGGACTGAAAAGGAATACAAAAACTTTATATTTCAGACCGACTTCAAAATGGGTGATGGCACTGTCGACTCTGGTGTATTTCTCAGAAGTGAATCTGACCAGATACAAATAGGTATCAGTGGATCGCTCAAACGTGATTTGACAGGATCGCCTTATATACCTGGCCTTCGATATCCGGTAGAAGCTACGGGGGTAGCTCAAATACTTAAACCAAAGGATTGGAACACTATGAAAATACGTGTCGTGGATAAAACCTATACCGTATGGCTCAATGGCAAAATGGTCATGACCTATACCTCAGAAAAAATCCCGGCAATGGGTCCTATCGGCTTACAGTTGCACCCCGGCAATGAGATGAGCATCCAGTACAGAAAAATTAAACTGGCAGAAATTTAA
- a CDS encoding response regulator transcription factor, whose amino-acid sequence METKLPEPKIKIFVADDHQLVREGLVALLETVDHFDLIGTAVNGQDLVHQLRFGVKPHVVLADHDMPQLTGLEALQIIKKDFIGIKFILLTMMQSRELIESCLQHDVDGFLYKNSSLDELVTAITMVARGQKYFTGEVTMALAHKTPVSANPELTKLSEREIEILKLVAKGLSSTAIGHQLYISPRTVDTHRNNIIQKLEVNGIAGLTQFAIKNKLI is encoded by the coding sequence ATGGAAACCAAGCTACCTGAACCTAAAATCAAAATATTTGTGGCGGATGACCACCAATTAGTTCGTGAAGGGCTGGTCGCCTTGTTAGAAACGGTCGATCACTTTGACCTCATCGGAACAGCGGTCAATGGCCAGGATCTCGTACATCAGTTACGCTTTGGTGTCAAGCCTCATGTAGTCCTCGCAGATCACGATATGCCACAGCTTACCGGATTAGAAGCGCTTCAAATCATTAAAAAAGATTTTATTGGCATAAAATTTATCCTGCTCACCATGATGCAATCCAGAGAATTGATTGAGTCCTGTTTACAGCATGATGTGGATGGATTTCTTTACAAAAACTCATCGCTAGATGAATTAGTGACCGCTATAACGATGGTAGCCAGGGGACAAAAATACTTTACCGGAGAAGTTACGATGGCACTTGCTCATAAGACTCCGGTCTCTGCAAATCCTGAACTCACCAAGCTCTCAGAAAGGGAGATAGAAATACTAAAACTGGTAGCCAAAGGTCTATCCTCTACCGCCATTGGACATCAACTGTATATCAGTCCGCGTACAGTAGATACTCATCGCAACAATATTATTCAAAAACTGGAGGTGAATGGCATCGCCGGCTTGACACAATTTGCGATTAAAAATAAATTGATTTGA
- a CDS encoding T9SS type A sorting domain-containing protein, translating into MKRCFRIGILFVWMNGAYLCLHAQTMLSKSVISNGGQVTTDGSYILNLTIGQPAVAKYVTLNNITCVGFWYRMEEKSNKNLAIEKYSAPEPIKQNKPGVISDLTIYPNPFFRTAFIQFDLEATSEVRLSMIDSQGRTVDNIVDQIMQKGTYKIEYHSTSMVSGVHTICLKTNNKMQYKRCMILQ; encoded by the coding sequence ATGAAAAGATGCTTTCGAATTGGTATTTTATTTGTCTGGATGAATGGCGCATATCTGTGTCTGCATGCACAGACAATGCTAAGTAAATCAGTCATTAGTAATGGAGGACAGGTGACAACAGATGGAAGTTACATCCTAAACCTCACGATTGGACAACCGGCCGTTGCCAAATATGTAACCTTAAATAATATCACTTGTGTCGGCTTTTGGTATCGGATGGAAGAAAAATCCAATAAAAATTTAGCCATAGAAAAATACAGCGCACCTGAGCCGATCAAACAAAATAAGCCCGGTGTCATCTCGGATCTGACGATTTACCCTAACCCATTTTTTCGCACGGCCTTTATTCAATTCGATCTGGAAGCAACCAGCGAAGTGAGGCTCAGTATGATCGATTCGCAAGGGAGAACAGTAGATAACATTGTGGATCAAATCATGCAAAAGGGGACATATAAAATTGAATACCATTCCACCAGTATGGTCAGCGGAGTACATACGATTTGTTTGAAAACGAATAATAAGATGCAGTATAAACGCTGCATGATTCTTCAATGA
- a CDS encoding amidase has protein sequence MKTSTKRIVKWFIFAVSSLVVIALAIGGYIYSLIPKPLGPIPELQEELFRPTLSSHGGKFAYQNATDLAADIRNKKVSSVEVVQDVIGYIKQNNYKYNALVWLFEEKALAEAKKADSLLALGIVMGPLHGVPMTVKEQFFVENAYCTLNAKMVGGFKPEKDQALITQLRKAGAIIIGTTNVPYMLMDYQTYGEIYPPASNPYDTTRTPGGSTGGGAAALAAGFVPLELGGDMGGSVRAPAAYCGLYGLKTTEKALDLWDADFPGYDFDKKYSSLAVAGPLARTPEDIELIWKVLKETPNQFSTHISYLYDSSKTLDQYKIAYTDHLKIGGKLFPSNRDIRQNIETLISRLEGLGTQTTDTIPATFDDQFVLFMALMGCMNTSGQPWLMRQLIMQGFKEFDDGSIDLSRSFDLATSLDQGKWQDMEALRKKTIQTWDSFFDSYDFLITPVMPTEAIKKCPRGTPIPLDGSTVGYWQAGSFSLMVNATGHPAITIPLGLNKQGLPISVQIVGKYYSEPQLIRLAKQLEEITPGFIRPANSML, from the coding sequence ATGAAAACTTCAACCAAACGAATCGTTAAATGGTTTATATTTGCCGTTTCTTCCCTTGTGGTCATCGCACTGGCTATTGGCGGATATATTTATTCCCTCATTCCTAAACCCCTTGGTCCCATTCCTGAATTGCAGGAAGAGTTGTTTCGTCCGACCCTTTCGTCTCATGGTGGCAAATTCGCATATCAAAATGCTACGGACCTGGCAGCTGACATTCGAAATAAAAAAGTCAGCTCAGTAGAAGTGGTACAGGATGTGATTGGCTACATTAAACAAAACAATTATAAATACAATGCGCTGGTCTGGCTGTTTGAAGAAAAGGCTTTGGCAGAAGCAAAAAAAGCAGACTCCCTGCTTGCACTGGGCATTGTGATGGGTCCCTTACACGGAGTACCAATGACCGTCAAAGAACAATTTTTTGTTGAAAATGCTTATTGTACCTTGAACGCAAAGATGGTAGGAGGATTCAAACCTGAAAAAGATCAAGCACTTATAACCCAATTGCGCAAGGCAGGTGCTATCATTATCGGCACTACCAATGTTCCATATATGCTCATGGACTATCAAACTTACGGGGAGATCTATCCTCCAGCCAGCAATCCTTATGACACTACACGTACTCCTGGCGGCAGCACTGGAGGAGGCGCCGCTGCATTGGCTGCTGGTTTCGTTCCATTAGAACTGGGAGGAGATATGGGCGGCAGTGTCAGGGCACCCGCCGCTTACTGTGGACTGTATGGTTTGAAGACTACGGAAAAAGCGCTGGACTTATGGGATGCGGACTTTCCTGGCTATGATTTTGATAAAAAATATTCTTCTTTGGCAGTTGCTGGTCCTTTGGCTCGCACCCCTGAAGATATTGAATTGATATGGAAAGTACTGAAAGAAACTCCCAACCAATTCTCAACACATATCTCATACCTTTATGATTCTTCGAAAACCCTAGACCAATACAAAATAGCTTACACAGATCACTTAAAAATCGGTGGCAAATTGTTTCCGTCGAATCGGGATATACGGCAAAATATCGAAACCTTGATTTCTCGGCTCGAAGGTTTAGGAACCCAAACTACTGATACTATCCCTGCTACTTTTGATGATCAATTTGTACTATTTATGGCATTGATGGGATGTATGAATACTAGCGGTCAGCCCTGGCTCATGCGGCAATTGATTATGCAAGGATTCAAAGAGTTCGATGATGGTTCGATCGATTTGTCCCGTTCTTTTGATCTCGCTACCAGCCTGGATCAAGGTAAATGGCAGGATATGGAAGCTTTAAGAAAAAAAACGATTCAAACCTGGGATTCATTTTTTGATAGTTATGATTTTTTGATCACGCCGGTCATGCCCACAGAGGCTATCAAAAAATGTCCGCGTGGTACTCCCATTCCTTTAGACGGATCCACCGTGGGTTACTGGCAGGCAGGTTCATTTTCACTCATGGTCAACGCTACCGGTCATCCTGCGATAACCATTCCCTTAGGATTAAATAAACAAGGATTGCCTATAAGCGTACAGATAGTTGGAAAATATTATTCTGAGCCACAATTGATCCGACTAGCAAAACAATTGGAAGAGATTACACCTGGATTTATCCGTCCAGCCAATTCAATGCTCTAA
- a CDS encoding sensor histidine kinase, translating to MFSPIQVKEKTELDAAIIQEQKQGLNAVIAAQEEERKRIAKDLHDGIAQELVALKLGVSLVAQKIKSNATITPEKIDQISRQLDDTTKEVRNLAHTMVPPTLEQKGLAPTLELLLDNTLKNAGVDYKISIDGITTGLNDKINIGIYRIAQEMINNIIKHSQAKNVLFILALTGNQLTLQVQDDGLGFKEDELKNKTSMGILNIVSRVATLGGSYKFENIQPHGTNSTITIPIEQK from the coding sequence ATATTTTCACCGATTCAGGTTAAAGAAAAGACTGAACTGGACGCAGCAATCATTCAGGAACAGAAACAGGGGCTCAATGCCGTCATAGCTGCCCAGGAAGAAGAACGAAAACGCATCGCTAAAGATCTGCATGATGGTATAGCTCAGGAACTCGTAGCTCTCAAATTAGGTGTGAGCCTTGTTGCCCAAAAAATTAAATCCAATGCAACCATCACTCCGGAAAAAATAGACCAGATCTCCCGTCAACTGGACGACACCACCAAAGAAGTAAGAAACCTCGCGCACACGATGGTCCCTCCTACGCTTGAACAGAAAGGATTGGCGCCTACTTTAGAATTATTATTGGACAATACCCTAAAAAATGCAGGGGTAGATTACAAAATTTCAATCGATGGGATCACCACAGGACTAAACGATAAAATCAATATAGGTATCTATCGCATCGCTCAGGAAATGATCAATAATATCATCAAGCATTCACAGGCAAAAAATGTTTTATTTATCCTGGCTTTGACCGGCAACCAGCTTACACTCCAGGTTCAGGACGATGGGCTAGGCTTTAAAGAAGATGAGCTAAAAAATAAAACCAGCATGGGTATACTGAATATAGTGAGCCGAGTAGCTACTTTGGGGGGGAGTTATAAATTTGAAAACATTCAACCACACGGCACGAATAGTACCATCACGATCCCTATCGAACAAAAATAA
- a CDS encoding tetratricopeptide repeat protein, giving the protein MLCNGIFIPSGYGQSTKMIDSLRQAFRLEQDPIKKSDIYYDLAFELENQDLELIPAYADTLEEMSKKSLYLKGAARAYSLRGFYQSEKGNYDSAIAIYRHELPLRIQMKDSLGIARVYNFFGTNFKEQYKSDSAIHYLIKATEINETLKEYKNVASGYANIGNLFADLKLHDKSIEYLKKALNIRLTHGDEKGAVFTYNNLAVAFGSDDQTDSALFYYQKGIDLALKYDNFFVAGVIQGGMSELYNNQSKYAEAIRSSEKSLELLTKVNRKANMVYPYINLASSYNLLKQPKKALQYAEAGYKIMQELKLLSPIEVYYEQFALAHELLGNDKESLSWYKKFVAIDDSLYKADNTKSLAEAEAKYQNQIKETSIALQKLELNTQANKLFKQKTWITGLISGLLGLVLFSTLYFHRFRLKKRLNWTQQSFRNRNRGSMPS; this is encoded by the coding sequence GTGCTCTGCAACGGTATATTTATTCCTTCAGGCTATGGTCAGTCTACAAAGATGATTGATAGTTTGAGGCAGGCATTTCGTCTTGAGCAGGATCCTATAAAAAAATCAGATATCTATTATGACCTTGCCTTTGAACTGGAAAATCAAGATTTAGAGCTTATCCCTGCTTATGCTGATACGCTTGAAGAGATGTCAAAGAAATCCTTATATCTGAAAGGGGCAGCCAGAGCTTATAGTCTTAGGGGGTTTTACCAAAGTGAAAAAGGCAACTATGATTCTGCTATTGCTATCTACCGCCACGAGCTGCCGCTACGGATTCAAATGAAAGATTCGCTTGGAATCGCCAGGGTGTATAATTTTTTTGGTACCAATTTTAAAGAACAATATAAGTCTGACTCAGCTATACATTACCTGATCAAAGCTACTGAAATCAACGAAACCCTTAAAGAATACAAAAATGTAGCCTCGGGTTATGCCAATATCGGCAACCTTTTTGCTGATCTCAAATTACATGACAAATCCATCGAATACTTAAAGAAAGCTTTAAACATAAGACTTACACATGGAGATGAGAAGGGAGCAGTTTTTACTTACAATAATCTTGCAGTCGCCTTTGGCTCAGACGACCAAACAGACTCAGCACTTTTCTATTATCAAAAAGGGATAGACCTGGCACTCAAGTATGACAATTTTTTTGTGGCTGGCGTAATTCAAGGTGGGATGAGTGAGTTGTATAATAATCAAAGTAAATATGCAGAAGCCATACGCTCTTCGGAGAAATCTTTAGAATTACTAACTAAAGTCAATCGCAAAGCCAATATGGTCTATCCATATATCAATCTGGCCAGCTCCTATAATTTATTAAAACAACCAAAGAAAGCGCTCCAATATGCAGAGGCTGGATACAAAATAATGCAAGAACTCAAACTGCTTTCACCCATAGAAGTATATTATGAGCAATTTGCTTTAGCTCACGAGCTCTTGGGCAATGACAAGGAATCCCTAAGCTGGTATAAAAAATTTGTAGCTATAGATGATTCGTTATATAAAGCTGACAATACCAAATCCCTGGCCGAAGCTGAAGCTAAATATCAAAATCAAATCAAGGAAACTTCTATAGCCCTTCAAAAACTCGAACTCAACACCCAAGCAAATAAACTTTTTAAGCAGAAAACTTGGATTACAGGATTGATTTCGGGTTTGTTAGGTCTTGTATTGTTTAGTACTTTATATTTTCACCGATTCAGGTTAAAGAAAAGACTGAACTGGACGCAGCAATCATTCAGGAACAGAAACAGGGGCTCAATGCCGTCATAG
- a CDS encoding cupin domain-containing protein, whose amino-acid sequence MNFNLPHTIENGLGEKIVFQEITPEHGVEKLIVKGYCAPGGGPAMHVHYLQDEGFTVVKGNLSYEIQGKKPVQVSVGQSVVFPRGVPHRFWNDGKEELEIQGWLQPANNVVFFLSTLYAAQKKAGSDRPELFDAAFLSTQYKSEFEATSIPLFVRKVIMPLTYIIGKLSGKYKKFKNAPAPFKK is encoded by the coding sequence ATGAATTTTAACTTGCCACACACTATCGAAAACGGATTGGGGGAAAAAATTGTCTTCCAGGAAATTACCCCGGAGCACGGCGTTGAAAAACTAATTGTAAAAGGATATTGCGCACCGGGAGGAGGTCCTGCCATGCACGTTCATTATCTTCAGGATGAGGGTTTCACCGTGGTCAAAGGAAACTTAAGCTATGAGATTCAAGGAAAAAAACCAGTGCAGGTTTCTGTAGGGCAATCGGTAGTTTTCCCCAGAGGGGTACCTCACCGTTTCTGGAACGATGGCAAAGAGGAATTGGAAATCCAGGGTTGGTTACAACCTGCCAATAACGTAGTATTTTTTCTTTCGACTTTATATGCTGCTCAGAAAAAAGCGGGTTCAGACCGCCCTGAACTCTTTGATGCGGCTTTCCTTTCAACTCAATACAAATCTGAATTTGAAGCAACATCGATTCCTTTATTTGTAAGAAAAGTGATCATGCCTTTAACTTATATAATTGGAAAACTTAGCGGGAAGTACAAAAAATTCAAAAATGCTCCGGCACCATTTAAAAAATAA
- a CDS encoding AAA family ATPase, producing the protein MNPIISNLLTCIELEEKEQARRYRLDQSHTLKQLKAEGLAIQPIRIVKKYFGYADYPELSFRIPYPQEINMFKDGVAIECFITGEEPIKGVLINLDGKSGELRLFAPDFPEWIEDDGLGIKLTPDTRTTTLMTKTLKGIEERKDLNRLFLKLHEKNIESPKIFLNESNALHFKNENLNTSQRQAVNKIVHNKDLVIVHGPPGTGKTTTLIEAIQQLVLAGEKVLVTAPSNTAVDNISKGLILQGINLLRVGNATKVDLDIYLHTPEGKLQNSAQQKEIKELKKRAEEFRRMALKYKRSFGKAEREQRNLLFLEVKNIRQEIKRLQRYFEDKLYEEASVVAGTPIGIYDSSSKWEKFSTLVMDEAGQCLEPLAWCVFPFAEKIVLAGDHFQLPPTVLSQEATRLGFDRSILEVAIKNHPHAEILDTQYRMKASIAGFSSEYFYNGLLLSAPHLQDIAIHITFIDTAGAGYNEKAGMDGMSLQNEGEINIVHQLFEQEQLDKKHTAIISPYSGQVSLAKERLQSTVRISTIDSFQGQEKENIILSLVRSNEQGEIGFLKDYRRMNVAITRAKERLYVIGDSATIGNDPFYALFLEYVERHGAYRTAWEFEL; encoded by the coding sequence ATGAATCCTATTATCAGCAATCTTTTGACTTGTATCGAACTCGAGGAAAAAGAACAGGCCCGGCGGTACAGATTGGATCAAAGCCATACGCTCAAACAATTAAAAGCCGAAGGCCTGGCCATCCAGCCAATAAGAATAGTAAAAAAATATTTCGGTTATGCAGACTACCCTGAACTGAGTTTTAGAATACCATATCCTCAGGAAATAAATATGTTTAAAGATGGGGTAGCTATAGAATGTTTTATAACCGGAGAGGAACCCATCAAAGGAGTACTGATCAACCTGGATGGTAAATCAGGCGAACTGCGATTGTTTGCACCGGATTTCCCAGAATGGATAGAGGACGATGGTTTGGGCATCAAGTTGACTCCGGATACACGCACCACTACCCTTATGACTAAAACTTTAAAGGGTATAGAAGAACGTAAAGACCTCAATCGCCTTTTTTTAAAATTGCATGAAAAAAACATTGAGTCCCCAAAAATATTCCTGAATGAGTCAAACGCACTGCACTTTAAAAATGAAAATCTAAATACGAGTCAAAGACAAGCAGTTAATAAAATAGTCCATAACAAAGACCTGGTCATAGTACATGGTCCACCCGGTACAGGCAAAACCACCACCCTGATAGAAGCTATCCAACAATTAGTATTAGCTGGTGAAAAAGTTTTGGTGACGGCTCCCAGCAATACAGCAGTAGACAATATTTCAAAAGGGCTCATCCTGCAGGGAATAAATCTGCTGAGAGTGGGCAATGCCACCAAGGTCGACCTGGATATATATCTCCATACTCCAGAAGGAAAATTACAGAACAGCGCCCAACAAAAAGAAATCAAAGAATTAAAAAAACGAGCTGAAGAATTCAGGCGAATGGCTTTGAAATATAAACGGAGCTTTGGAAAAGCAGAGCGAGAGCAACGAAATTTATTATTCCTGGAAGTAAAAAATATTCGCCAGGAAATAAAAAGATTACAGCGATATTTTGAGGACAAATTATATGAAGAAGCTTCCGTCGTAGCCGGCACACCGATAGGCATCTATGATTCATCCTCCAAATGGGAAAAATTTAGCACCTTAGTCATGGACGAAGCAGGACAATGTCTCGAACCACTCGCCTGGTGTGTTTTTCCATTTGCGGAAAAAATAGTCCTGGCAGGAGATCACTTTCAGCTTCCACCTACGGTGCTTAGTCAGGAGGCTACCAGGCTTGGATTTGACCGGTCTATCTTAGAAGTGGCGATAAAAAATCATCCTCATGCAGAAATATTAGATACTCAATACAGGATGAAGGCTTCCATAGCCGGATTTAGCAGCGAATATTTTTACAATGGACTTTTATTGTCTGCTCCCCATCTTCAGGACATTGCTATCCATATTACCTTCATCGACACCGCCGGAGCAGGATATAATGAAAAAGCAGGTATGGACGGCATGAGTTTGCAAAATGAAGGTGAAATAAATATTGTCCACCAATTGTTTGAACAAGAACAATTGGATAAAAAACATACCGCCATAATTTCCCCATATTCAGGCCAGGTATCTTTAGCTAAAGAGCGACTTCAATCTACCGTGAGGATAAGTACTATCGATAGTTTTCAAGGACAGGAAAAAGAAAATATCATTCTGTCCTTGGTACGAAGCAATGAGCAGGGCGAGATAGGATTTCTAAAAGACTATCGTCGCATGAATGTCGCTATCACCAGAGCCAAAGAAAGGCTTTATGTCATAGGTGACAGTGCTACCATAGGTAATGATCCTTTTTACGCATTGTTTCTCGAATATGTGGAGCGCCATGGAGCATATCGGACTGCCTGGGAATTTGAGTTGTGA
- the bphX gene encoding BphX family protein, protein MKKLTWWMRLVGSFYTLLTLMNLYGLFINPDFFAQNLPPKYQGNYLAAQSFSDAWMVFVFELGVIGVMLLLASGQGVKARWLVLVVIWAEVFRGVVCDSIWILRGYDYLSYLVFILIHLLIIVTGFMFLKSAKSVFPTNK, encoded by the coding sequence ATGAAAAAACTTACGTGGTGGATGCGGCTCGTCGGCTCCTTTTACACTTTACTCACTTTAATGAATCTATATGGGTTATTTATTAATCCTGATTTCTTCGCACAAAATTTACCCCCTAAATACCAGGGGAATTATCTGGCAGCTCAATCATTCTCCGATGCCTGGATGGTCTTTGTATTCGAGTTGGGCGTGATTGGGGTGATGCTTTTGTTGGCATCTGGTCAAGGGGTTAAAGCCAGGTGGCTGGTGCTTGTGGTGATTTGGGCAGAGGTATTCAGAGGAGTAGTTTGTGATTCGATTTGGATCTTGAGAGGATATGATTACCTCAGTTATCTTGTATTCATTCTCATTCACTTACTGATCATCGTCACCGGATTTATGTTTTTAAAATCAGCCAAATCAGTATTTCCCACAAATAAATAA